The window GACTGAAAGGGATTCTCGGCACGTTCGAGCCACGGAAGATCACGTTTCGATGCAGGTTCTCCCCGCTGGGACCGCTGGCAGTGAACTCGTAGGCGATGAGGGTGGTGAACGTGCCTGGATCGTTGTGGCGCTCAGCGGCAGCGACGATCTCCCGCCATGCGCTCTCCACGATGCCGAGATCGAGCAGGTCGTCCGGGTCGACATATCCTCTCTGGCGCGGCAGCACTTCCCGGAAAACGGCGGTGCGATCGTCGGGCGTTTCGGCGCTTCGAAGTGCGATCGACAGCGGATGTCGGCCAACCTCGGAATCGGGGTTGTCCATCTGCTCGAACATGCCCAGGTAGGTGGCATGGTCGGCGACCGCGAGGAAGTCGAGCGGGGCCTCGAGGCGCATCTCGATTCCGGCTGGGTGGGTCAGCGCTTCTCCCCTGGCGAACCTGTAGGCGTCGTCGGGATCGTTGCGGGTGCCGTAGATGTAGGCGTCGAAGGAGTACTTGGTGTGGACGTGAAGGTCGCCGAAGTACGCGTTTCGAGTCGATGATCTCTGCTCCATCGGAGCGGCCTCATCGCTGGCTCGAGCCGGGACCCCGGCAGGATCATCCGCGCAACCGAGAGGCAGGAGAAGAAGAGCCGTCAGCCAGACACCGCTACGCGCACATGTCTTGGCGCTGTTCAGGAGGACGACCTCTACTCGCCGCCGGCGGTCTCGGTCGCTCGACCGCGTCCTCGCGGTCTAGGCGGCTCCCCGTCGCTGTAGACGCAGGAGATGAAGCCCATCAGCATCTCGTCGGTCGACATGGGGCCGAAGACGACGTCGCGGTCCGGGTTGAAGCCCCAGCGTTCCGCCTCCTCGGGCGAGTTGTCGAACCACATGTCGATCCGCAGGCGGGTGCCCTTCGGCAGCACCTTCGGCTCGTCGTACCAGTAGATCTCCTGCCAGTCGAAGTCCCAGTCGGGCACGTGGAGGATCAGCTCCTCGCTGCCGTCCGGGTAGAAGGCGGTGTACTTCGACTCGCGCCCACGCATGTGCATGTGGGGGAGCATGCCGAGGACCGTGACCTCGCGGTCGAAGGTGCGCTCGGCGGTGTCGTGCCAGTAGGCGTGGCGGGCCGGAATCTCGAACTCGTAGTTGCTGATCGGGAAGAAGTGGACCGGGTGCGTGACCGGCCTGGTCGCGAACTTCAGCGCGATCGACGACTGGTCCCAGCCGCCGCTGCCGGGGCCCGGCTCCTTGTGGTAGTGCAGGTCGAAGGTCAGCGTCGCGCCGACCTCGAGCAGTGAGCCGTAGCCCTCGGGCCACACGTGAGGCGGCGAGCCGGAGGTGGCGCCGCCGAGGAAGTGGCCGTCCCCGCGGGTCTCCTCGTCGTTGGGCCCCTTGACGAAGATGTTGAAGTGGTGGACCAGCTCGCTGCCGCGGCGGAACTCGATCTCCTGTACCCACTTGTCCTCGGGCAGGATTTCCGGGGTCAGCACCAGGCGGTGCTTGGTGTAGATGTCCTTGATGTCGTCCTCGACGTAGTAGGGCTCGGGCATCTTGATCACCAGGTCGGGATCGGGAAAGAGCCAGCCCTCATCGTCGGACCAGTCGATCGGCTCCGGCCCGTCCTCCGGCCGGCCGGGCTGGGCGCCCGCCTCGACCCAGCGCTTGATCGTCGCAATCTCCTCGTCGGTCAGGCCGCGCTCGTTCCTGAACACGCCGTCGAAGTGCTCGGAGGCGTCCCACGGCGGCATCTCCTTCGAGGCCGTCTGGCGGACGATCGCGCGCGCCCAGGGGCGGGCGTCTTCGAAGGTCGTCAGCGACATCGGCACGCCGCCACGGTAGATCTTGCCGCCCGACGGCCGGTGACACTCCTGGCAGTTCTCCTGCAGGATGGGCAGGACGTCCTCGTAGAATGTCGGTCCATCTGCCTCCGCGGCTCCATGCGCGGCCGCGGCGAAGAACAGGCAGAGAGCAAGACCAACCAGGCGTCGACTCGTCATCGCTACTCCCTTGCAGAACAGGTCTGGATCCGTGCGAGCTTACCGCAGCCGCCACGCTCCGGCAGCCATCGTGCTGGCATCGATTCTCGCTGTCATGGGCTGTGAGAGCGGTCGACAAGCCGGACCGGACGCGGACGATTACTTGGCCGCGGCGGCGCTCGTCGAAGGCAACCTGCTCCGCCTGCTCCACAACGCGGAGGTCGCCCCGCACTGGCTCGACCCGGGCAGCGGAGCAGGTTTCTGGTACCAGCGCCATGGCGACATGGGCCCCGAACTCGCGGTGTTCGACCTCCAGACGCGGTCACGCCGTCCCGCGTTCGACCATGCGCGGATGGCCGCGTCGATCGCCGAGGCTCTGACCGAGGCCGGCGCGGAGGTCGCCGACGCGGAACCGCCGACCCTGGAGGGTCTGGTCGACCTCCGGCTCTCGGGCAGCCTGACGAAGCTGACAGGCCGCGCTGACGCCCACCGCATCGAGTGCTCCGTGTTCGACTACCGCTGCGAGGCGGAGGAGATCCCGCCGAGAGAGCCGGACGGACAGCCTGGCAAGTGGCCGGCCCCGGGCGCAAGGTTGGCGGTCCTGACCCGTGACAACGATCTGTTCCTGTACAGCTTCATGACCGGCGACGAGACCCGGCTCACGTTCGACGGCGAGCCCTACTACTCCTACGGCAAGTGGCCGGATTCATCGCCGATGACGATCGCGGCCAGGAACAAGGGGCTGTCGCTACCTCCCTACCTGACCGAGTGGTCTCCGGGCGGCCGCTACCTGCTGGTGCCGCGAATCGACGAGCGATCGGTGAAGACCGTCCCCTTCGTGGAGTGGGTGCCCACCGATGGCAGTCGCCGACCCGTCGCGCACACGCTACGTCTGCCGCTGGCCGGCGATGCCGAAACCACGGGTGTCGACTGGTTCCTTTTCGATACCGAGAAAGGCGGGCGGTTGCGGGTCGACTTCGACCGTGAATCGCTCCCGGAAGCTCTCCGCACGTTGGAGTTCGTGGGCCACGACGTCGAGTGGGACCTGGAGCGTGAACGGCTGTACCTGCTGGCGGCGGGCTACGCCGGCAAGAGTGGCGCCCTGGTCGCGGTCGACATCGAGTCGGGCAGGGCCACGCCGTTGGTGTGGGAGACGAGCGAGACGCGGGTCGAAAGGAACACCCGCACGTCCAGCCACGCGAACGTGCGATTCGTGCGGGGGCCGAAGGACGAACGATGGGTGTTGTGGTACTCGGACCGCACCGGCTGGGGACACCTTTATCTCTACGAACTCACCGAGGACGGTTCCGCCGATCTGCTGGGTGCGCTCACCACGGGCGACTGGGCGGTGCTCGACATCATCGAGGTCGACGAGACGGATCGGCAGGTCTACTTCACGGGCGGCGGCCGCGAGCCGGACCGGGATCCATACTTCCGCCACCTCTACCGTGTGTCGTTCGATCCTGCCTCGTCCGGGGCCGGCGAAGTGATCTTGCTCACCCCGAACGAGGCCGACCACCACTTCGATCCCGACTTTTTCTGGTTCAGGCGGAGCCGGTTCGGGTTCACCTGGCCGGACTCGTCGATTCGGACCGAACTCGGCGTCTTCCTCGACACCTACTCGACGGTCGATCGCGCGCCGGTCACCGTGCTGCGGTCCACCGAGGACGGGGAGGTGCTGGCGGAGGTCGAAAAGGCCGACACCTCGGCGCTCTTCAGGGCGGGCTACACACCGCCTGAGCGCAGGGCCTTCACCGCCGCGGACGGAGAGACGGACGTTTACTCGGTCTACTACGCGCCGCAGAGGAGGGTCGAGGGCGGCCGTCATCCGGTGATCGACGCCGTCTACGGAGGCCCCCAGGTGGCCGTGGCGCCGCGGAACTTTGTGGAAGCCGTGGCCGCATTCAACCCGGCGACCGAGGCGGCGCTCGCGCGGCTGGGTTTCGCGGTCGTGGTCTCGGACGGGCGCGGCACGCCGGGGCGCTCCAGCGCCTTTCGCGACGCGGGCTACCCGGAGTTCACGCGCGTCGGCATCGAGGACCACGTGGCCGCGATCCGGCAGTGGGCGGAACTCAAGCCCGGGATGGACCTCGAACGGGTGGGGATCTACGGCTGGTCCTGGGGTGGGACCTTCGCGGCTCAGGCCATCCTCAGCCGACCCGAGTTCTACGATGTCGCCGTTTCCGGAGCCGGCGTCTACGACTACGCCGCGATGTCCCCCGGCAACATGAACTTCATCGGGGCACCGGTCTACGTTGATGGCAGCAGGATCCGGACCCGACCGGACGAGGCTCCCGAGAACTGGGAGGCCCTCGACATCACCAGAATGGCGGGAAACCTGGAGGGGCGGCTCTTGCTCATGTACGGAGATATGGACCTGAGCGTCCCCCAGGCACAGACCTTTCGGCTGGTCGACGCCCTGATCCAGGAGAACAAGCCGTACGATCTCCTCGCTCTGCCGAACCGTGACCACGGTGCCGGTTGGGACGTGTACACCCTGCTCCGCACCTGGGACTACT is drawn from Acidobacteriota bacterium and contains these coding sequences:
- a CDS encoding DPP IV N-terminal domain-containing protein encodes the protein MRAYRSRHAPAAIVLASILAVMGCESGRQAGPDADDYLAAAALVEGNLLRLLHNAEVAPHWLDPGSGAGFWYQRHGDMGPELAVFDLQTRSRRPAFDHARMAASIAEALTEAGAEVADAEPPTLEGLVDLRLSGSLTKLTGRADAHRIECSVFDYRCEAEEIPPREPDGQPGKWPAPGARLAVLTRDNDLFLYSFMTGDETRLTFDGEPYYSYGKWPDSSPMTIAARNKGLSLPPYLTEWSPGGRYLLVPRIDERSVKTVPFVEWVPTDGSRRPVAHTLRLPLAGDAETTGVDWFLFDTEKGGRLRVDFDRESLPEALRTLEFVGHDVEWDLERERLYLLAAGYAGKSGALVAVDIESGRATPLVWETSETRVERNTRTSSHANVRFVRGPKDERWVLWYSDRTGWGHLYLYELTEDGSADLLGALTTGDWAVLDIIEVDETDRQVYFTGGGREPDRDPYFRHLYRVSFDPASSGAGEVILLTPNEADHHFDPDFFWFRRSRFGFTWPDSSIRTELGVFLDTYSTVDRAPVTVLRSTEDGEVLAEVEKADTSALFRAGYTPPERRAFTAADGETDVYSVYYAPQRRVEGGRHPVIDAVYGGPQVAVAPRNFVEAVAAFNPATEAALARLGFAVVVSDGRGTPGRSSAFRDAGYPEFTRVGIEDHVAAIRQWAELKPGMDLERVGIYGWSWGGTFAAQAILSRPEFYDVAVSGAGVYDYAAMSPGNMNFIGAPVYVDGSRIRTRPDEAPENWEALDITRMAGNLEGRLLLMYGDMDLSVPQAQTFRLVDALIQENKPYDLLALPNRDHGAGWDVYTLLRTWDYFVEHLLGAEPPRGVTFELESAFPNLEPDGP